One Labeo rohita strain BAU-BD-2019 chromosome 12, IGBB_LRoh.1.0, whole genome shotgun sequence genomic region harbors:
- the zgc:111868 gene encoding mucin-19: protein MSFSAMDLGWKRIHLLVVILIFLKHAVGHEGWRSPNVQPQQNWPLRRVRSSMLEAPVSGSLNPSRSRFSLSRQSVKGGFSSSYEPVSPIQSAPSVSDSDSSLLRLQGSPSQNAQNVVSQSASRPGSYSWSALSSQDVSGLQGVSAQLASTPAQGGSSSGLPILSQSSPSLFTPGSLSKLSVSPLAISGLPTSDQSSSNMFTASSQSNSGLQLGGTSSLLSTQSSSSTGSSESSRRLFSSQGSSGPQLAGGSSQLTSTSGLLALSPSTESQRTSGSSYAKLAASPLGFSQSSSGQSSYSQYTSSSQSRVGTRVAASPQYQPGQGSGYGLSVQPQGTTSQYAPSRFSSLSSAGGSFSSADGSSVQSQGTSNQNALSPFGPKVPVYSQAAPSGPSLSLSQPSQWQSSVSSSQSFQTSGAVASQSSSPSHGIKAPSRFSTSLGSPSQFASTQEGSGRYSGLSVQSQSTSSLYSPGPSAYAKLAASPQGVGQSTSGQSSYSQYTSSSQTRAGTPLAGVSRFAPMQTGSTFTDGSTSSRYALAALDAKVPVYSQAASSGSSALSQKSTSRWSQGTGTSGTVASQSSSPSQGSKAPSRFSALASVASPSQFASTQEGSVRYSGLSIQGTSSPYSPLSSGYAKPAPSPLGVSQSTSGLSSYSQYTSSSQSRADPQLAGSSPYAPIRRGGTSTDGSSLQMQGTFSQYAPSLSSAKVYSLAAPSGLSLSPSQPSQWQTSSRWSPGFQTSDTVASQSGSLSQASKAPSRFPTLSSAPSPGQLVPTQEGTARYSDLSIQSQSTSSQYSPWSSGYAKPAPLPLGVSQSTSGPSSYSQYTSSSQSRAVPQLAGSSPYAPIQRGGTSTDGSSLQMQGTSSQYAPSLSSAKVYSPAAPSGPSLSPSQPAQWQTSSRWSQGFQTSDTVASQSGSLSQASKTPSRFPTLSSAPSPGQFASTQEGSGRYGGLSSLSQGTSSQYGSGSLAYAKRGSSLTVSSQSTSDQSSSGLYASGTQLAGSSRYVPLQTGSKLTGGSSFQFQGTSNQYAPSVSSQYTQASPSGSSLTGSSGKWQTSASTWSQGFQASGAAVPPQSSQTSSGSSFLPALSPSVDSLAQSSSSSSRKTTSFFGVGLRPSKLTAQAASGSTISSQLSPALSADSMTSSLGSSVQGASQGTFSGQSSDSTSVISSSYGSDYGQSASGFSRSSQGSSATGRYSSVKG from the exons ATGTCTTTTTCTGCCATGGATCTGGGGTGGAAAAG gaTCCACCTCTTAGTTGTCATCTTGATTTTCTTGAAACATGCTGTtggacatgaag gTTGGCGTTCTCCGAATGTTCAGCCTCAACAGAATTGGCCCCTTAGGCGAGTCCGGTCTTCTATGCTGGAGGCTCCAGTGAGTGGAAGCCTGAATCCCAGCAGGTCTCGGTTTTCCCTTTCACGTCAATCTGTGAAAGGAGGCTTTTCCAGCAGTTATGAACCTGTGTCTCCTATTCAAAGTGCGCCAAGTGTTTCGGACAGCGATTCATCATTGCTACGTCTCCAGGGTTCCCCTAGTCAAAATGCCCAGAATGTAGTCAGCCAGTCTGCTAGTAGACCGGGTTCCTACAGCTGGTCTGCTCTCTCTTCTCAGGATGTCTCTGGACTGCAAGGAGTTTCTGCTCAACTTGCTTCCACACCAGCACAAGGTGGTAGTTCCAGTGGGCTTCCCATCCTGTCTCAAAGCTCCCCTAGTCTGTTTACCCCTGGCTCTTTGTCAAAGCTTAGTGTCTCACCTCTTGCTATTTCTGGCCTGCCCACCAGTGATCAAAGCTCTTCGAACATGTTTACAGCAAGCTCTCAGAGCAACTCTGGCCTTCAGTTGGGGGGAACCTCTAGTCTGCTTTCTACACAGAGTAGCTCTTCAACAGGATCCTCAGAAAGTTCCCGCCGTTTGTTTTCTTCTCAGGGCAGCTCTGGGCCACAACTGGCAGGAGGTTCCAGCCAGCTCACTTCTACAAGTGGATTGCTCGCCCTGTCTCCAAGTACTGAAAGTCAGCGTACCTCTGGATCCTCGTATGCCAAGCTTGCTGCCTCACCCCTTGGTTTTAGCCAGTCTAGTAGTGGTCAAAGCTCTTACAGCCAGTATACATCAAGCTCCCAGAGCAGGGTTGGCACTCGGGTAGCAGCTTCCCCTCAGTATCAACCTGGGCAGGGGAGTGGTTATGGTTTGTCTGTCCAGCCTCAAGGTACCACTAGCCAGTATGCTCCCAGTAGGTTCTCATCACTGTCCTCTGCAGGAGGTTCTTTCAGCTCTGCTGATGGCTCTTCTGTACAGTCTCAAGGTACCTCTAACCAGAATGCCCTATCTCCTTTTGGTCCAAAAGTGCCTGTGTACAGTCAAGCTGCTCCAAGTGGACCCTCTTTGTCTCTGAGCCAGCCATCTCAATGGCAGTCTTCTGTCTCTAGCTCACAAAGTTTCCAGACTTCTGGTGCAGTGGCATCACAGAGTAGCTCTCCATCTCACGGAATTAAGGCTCCCAGTAGGTTCTCTACCTCACTAGGAAGTCCTAGTCAGTTTGCCTCCACCCAGGAAGGTAGTGGTAGATATAGTGGATTGTCTGTACAGTCTCAAAGTACCTCAAGTCTGTACAGTCCTGGACCCTCTGCATATGCCAAGCTTGCTGCCTCACCACAGGGTGTTGGTCAGTCGACCAGTGGACAAAGCTCATACAGCCAGTATACATCAAGCTCCCAGACCAGAGCTGGCACTCCGCTGGCAGGCGTTAGTCGCTTTGCACCCATGCAAACAGGAAGTACGTTTACTGATGGCTCTACCTCTAGCCGATATGCACTTGCTGCTTTGGATGCAAAAGTGCCTGTGTATAGCCAAGCTGCCTCAAGTGGGTCTTCTGCTTTGAGCCAGAAATCTACTTCTAGGTGGTCCCAAGGAACTGGAACCTCTGGAACTGTGGCATCACAAAGTAGCTCTCCCTCTCAAGGTTCTAAGGCTCCCAGTAGGTTTTCTGCCCTTGCCTCAGTAGCAAGTCCAAGCCAGTTTGCCTCCACGCAGGAAGGAAGTGTTAGATATAGTGGCTTGTCTATACAAGGTACCTCAAGTCCGTATAGTCCTTTGTCATCTGGATATGCCAAGCCTGCTCCTTCACCCCTAGGTGTTAGTCAGTCAACCAGTGGGCTGAGCTCTTACAGCCAGTATACATCAAGTTCCCAGAGCAGAGCTGACCCTCAGCTGGCAGGCTCTAGTCCCTATGCACCCATCCGGAGGGGAGGCACCTCTACTGATGGCTCATCTCTGCAGATGCAAGGTACCTTTAGCCAGTATGCCCCTTCGCTTTCAAGTGCAAAAGTGTATAGTCTGGCTGCTCCAAGTGGACTCTCATTGTCTCCAAGCCAACCATCTCAATGGCAGACTTCCTCTAGGTGGTCACCAGGTTTTCAGACCTCTGATACAGTCGCATCACAGAGTGGCTCTCTATCTCAAGCCTCCAAGGCTCCCAGTAGGTTCCCTACCCTTAGCTCTGCACCAAGTCCTGGTCAACTTGTCCCCACACAGGAAGGAACTGCTAGATACAGTGACTTGTCCATACAGTCTCAAAGTACCTCAAGTCAGTATAGTCCTTGGTCATCTGGATATGCCAAGCCTGCTCCCTTACCCCTAGGTGTTAGTCAGTCAACCAGTGGGCCGAGCTCTTACAGCCAGTATACATCAAGTTCCCAGAGCAGAGCTGTCCCTCAGCTGGCAGGCTCTAGTCCCTATGCACCCATCCAGAGGGGAGGCACCTCTACTGATGGCTCATCTCTGCAGATGCAAGGTACGTCAAGCCAGTATGCCCCTTCACTGTCAAGTGCAAAAGTGTACAGTCCAGCTGCTCCAAGTGGACCCTCATTGTCTCCAAGCCAACCAGCTCAATGGCAGACTTCCTCTAGGTGGTCACAAGGTTTTCAGACCTCTGATACAGTCGCATCACAGAGTGGCTCTCTATCTCAAGCCTCCAAGACTCCCAGTAGGTTCCCTACCCTTAGCTCTGCACCAAGTCCTGGGCAATTTGCCTCCACACAAGAAGGAAGTGGTAGATATGGTGGCTTGTCTAGCCTGTCTCAAGGTACCTCAAGTCAGTATGGCTCTGGTTCTCTTGCATATGCCAAGCGTGGTTCTTCCCTTACTGTTTCTAGCCAATCTACAAGTGATCAAAGCTCCTCTGGCCTGTATGCATCTGGAACTCAGCTGGCAGGTTCTAGTCGTTATGTGCCTCTTCAGACAGGAAGCAAGCTTACTGGGGGATCATCTTTCCAGTTTCAAGGTACCTCTAACCAGTATGCCCCTTCTGTGTCCAGTCAATACACTCAGGCTTCTCCAAGTGGATCCTCCTTGACTGGCTCATCTGGAAAATGGCAGACTTCAGCCTCTACTTGGAGCCAAGGATTTCAGGCCTCTGGTGCAGCCGTACCCCCCCAAAGCTCTCAGACTTCCAGTGGGTCTTCCTTCCTGCCAGCCCTGAGCCCTTCTGTGGATTCTCTGGCCCAAAGTTCTAGCTCTAGTTCTCGGAAGACCACCAGCTTCTTTGGTGTAGGACTCAGACCTTCTAAGCTCACGGCTCAGGCTGCTTCTGGCTCCACAATCAGTAGCCAACTGTCTCCTGCTCTGTCTGCTGACTCCATGACTTCATCTCTAGGCTCAAGTGTCCAAGGAGCTTCACAAGGTACATTCTCTGGTCAGTCCAGTGACTCAACATCAGTTATCTCGAGTAGCTATGGTTCCGACTATGGCCAGAGTGCTTCAGGCTTTTCCAGATCTTCTCAGGGCTCCTCTGCTACAGGACGATACTCATCTGTCAAGGGCTAA